A section of the Pseudomonas prosekii genome encodes:
- a CDS encoding sensor histidine kinase, protein MSLLNPYKGWRSSSSRLLALYSSLFVAWSAILMGVMYYEVSGYLDNLAKHSLMQRQHLFSRFQGEQLVDALGASMMFDIRGIDAYGLFDAEQRYLSGALREIPAELPLDGRIHMLSSCAESDDPTLPADSCDAVATRTLDGRWLVLVRDNGSLFAVTQIILHALFWGVSLTILPGIAGWHLLRRRPLRRIRAIQASAEAIVAGDLTHRLPLSNRRDELDMLAAIVNAMLERIERLMNEVKGVCDNIAHDLRTPLTRLRAQLYRIQQQADDSSPLVQQLDSVLAEADTLMARFRGLLRISELEDRQRRSGFVQLDPMPLLQELHDFYLPLAEEGELVFQLQLPESLPSLNGDRALLFEAIANLLSNSIKFTPPGGEVILRGLNEGGHTRIEVLDSGPGIALAEREAVFRRFYRAEGGNQQSGFGLGLSIVAAIVSLHGFTLDVGTSERGGARLVLDCRENLIAQT, encoded by the coding sequence ATGTCATTGCTGAACCCCTATAAAGGCTGGCGGTCCTCCAGCAGCCGATTGCTCGCGCTCTACAGTTCACTGTTTGTGGCGTGGAGCGCGATCCTCATGGGCGTCATGTATTACGAGGTTTCCGGCTACCTCGACAACCTCGCCAAGCACTCGTTGATGCAGCGCCAGCACTTGTTTTCACGCTTTCAGGGCGAGCAACTGGTAGACGCGCTCGGCGCCAGCATGATGTTTGATATTCGCGGCATCGACGCCTATGGCTTGTTCGATGCCGAGCAGCGTTACCTCAGCGGCGCCCTGCGCGAGATCCCCGCGGAATTGCCGTTGGACGGGCGGATTCACATGCTCTCCAGTTGCGCCGAATCCGACGACCCGACCCTGCCCGCCGACAGTTGTGATGCAGTGGCCACGCGCACATTGGATGGGCGTTGGCTGGTGCTGGTGCGCGACAACGGTTCGCTGTTTGCTGTGACGCAAATCATCCTGCACGCGTTGTTCTGGGGGGTTTCGCTGACGATCCTGCCGGGCATCGCCGGCTGGCATCTGTTGCGCCGCCGGCCGCTGCGGCGGATCCGCGCGATCCAGGCCAGCGCCGAGGCCATCGTCGCCGGCGACCTGACCCATCGCTTGCCGCTGTCGAACCGCCGCGACGAACTGGACATGCTCGCCGCTATCGTCAACGCCATGCTCGAACGCATCGAACGCTTGATGAACGAAGTCAAAGGCGTGTGCGACAACATTGCCCACGATCTGCGCACGCCCCTCACACGGCTGCGCGCTCAGCTGTACCGGATTCAGCAACAGGCCGACGACAGTTCGCCGCTGGTGCAGCAACTGGATTCGGTGCTGGCTGAGGCCGATACGCTGATGGCGCGCTTTCGTGGGTTGTTGCGGATTTCCGAACTGGAAGATCGGCAGCGGCGCTCGGGGTTTGTGCAGCTTGACCCGATGCCGTTGCTGCAGGAACTGCATGACTTTTATCTGCCATTGGCGGAAGAAGGCGAACTGGTTTTCCAGCTGCAACTGCCGGAGTCGCTGCCCTCATTGAACGGTGATCGCGCGTTGCTGTTTGAGGCGATTGCGAACCTGTTGAGCAACTCGATCAAATTCACGCCGCCGGGTGGCGAGGTGATTTTGCGTGGGTTGAATGAGGGCGGACATACGCGCATTGAAGTGTTGGATTCCGGACCGGGAATTGCGCTGGCGGAACGTGAAGCGGTGTTTCGACGCTTCTATCGCGCGGAGGGTGGCAATCAGCAGAGCGGGTTTGGCCTGGGATTATCGATCGTCGCGGCAATCGTCAGCCTGCACGGCTTCACCCTCGACGTCGGCACCAGCGAACGCGGCGGCGCACGCCTGGTGCTTGATTGCCGAGAAAACCTCATCGCCCAGACCTGA